tgtattttgaaattctgTGACAGTTGGAGCAATGAAATGATTAGAAAAGgtaatattttgaaaaacgAGTTCCTGTTAAAGATCCAAAAAGTACCGAGTAATAGATACTGGAAATTGTCcgatgaaatcaaagcGGACCAATGTGGTAACGATTTGATTGggtattgattttgtaTCGAGATTGAATATGCTAATAGAACACCGAATAATGTGAATTTATATAAAATCCAACTaatccaatttcttgagCGTGTGAAGTAGAAGAGCGAGTACGAGAAACCACAACATAATGAGATTGCATGACCCGTTAGCCATATTGTCTTAGCAATTGGCTTTCCTGGTTTAACAATCTTACGAAGCTTTTTTGAACGATTCTGACCAACTGGAGACGTCGTTTCTGGAGTGGGGGATGCTGTCATTGTTTATAGTTGTTGCATAACGCAAAAAAAGGTAGTGTTTTTTAAACAGCATCAACAAAGTTGAAGACCTTCCTTTTTCATGCCAGCGAGGGAGATTTATCGTTCGCAGTttaaaaaacaaattacACTGTGATTGTTACATGCCAATTTTGactatttgaaattaacaACACTCATAGCAAATAACATTTAAGATATAttgagaaatcaaaaaaaaacagagcCTCTGTAATAGTGTATGTACGTGTATGTATGAGCTAATTGATTAAATAGAAACCGTGTCAATTCCTTGGTACTAGGAATGTACATTTCAGATATACACACGGATAACCGGAGATACAGAGGACGCTGGCATCAAGGCGCAAATATCTCCACGCTCTACTCGCCTTTTCGTGGTGTCCGTTTCATTGAAACGTTAGACCATGTGATGTCTTTTATGTTTTATAAATTGTAATTTATCTTGCTTACAGTGACGAAAACCAAGAGAGAACAAAAATCTCATTGAGGGAGaagtcaaaaaaaaaatacgTTTTCGAGTTTCATTAGATAATAGATACAGCTGAAAAGCATAAATTAGAGGTGCCTTCCTCAATTGCCTAAGCTTACGTTTCTGATTACCacgtttctttttccctGCCTTCAAATAGATAAACACTCACCAGAAAACATATAGTATGTCCCAGAACGATTCTTATTTGACTCCACTATCATCCCGTTATGCATCTAAGGAGATGTCGCACATTTTCTCCATTAGAAATAGATTCTCAACATGGAGAAAGCTCTGGTATAACTTAGCAATTGCAGAAAAGGAATTAGGTTTGGATATCATTACCGAT
The window above is part of the Pichia kudriavzevii chromosome 1, complete sequence genome. Proteins encoded here:
- a CDS encoding uncharacterized protein (PKUD0A02430; similar to Saccharomyces cerevisiae YGR026W; ancestral locus Anc_4.162) is translated as MTASPTPETTSPVGQNRSKKLRKIVKPGKPIAKTIWLTGHAISLCCGFSYSLFYFTRSRNWISWILYKFTLFGVLLAYSISIQNQYPIKSLPHWSALISSDNFQYLLLGTFWIFNRNSFFKILPFLIISLLQLSQNFKIQSILKFEKKLSILALYDELFLFVLLTFDTLLMRGTSGYGLVIYSLFMWLKLLQSEDTRYFIYDNIKKLDALMSKIKNEKVQKAWRKVKKFLSLKQANFEQKYL